One Actinomycetota bacterium genomic window, ACGCCGAAGCCGACACCAACAGCTACCCCCGAGGGGTCAAGGTCAGCGACGAGGAGATGGCCGCGATCGGCCCGCGCATCAAGGGCCACAGGTTCCACGGTGAGTGGAACTACACGATCGTTCCGCCGTCGGGCCACCGGCTAACTACAGTCATGTAATTCCGTTCCGGAGCCTAACGCTCAGAGCAGGCCGCGCAGCAGGTCCACCAGTCCCCCGGGGCCGTCCACCGCGACGTCGGCAGCTTCCATCAGCGCGGGCGGAGTCTCCCGCCCCCGGACGGCCACCTTCACCACCGCGACCCCTTCGCGGCGGAGGCCATCCAGCGCCCGGAACGCCTCGAGGTCTGCCAGGTCGTCGCCGGCGAAGAGGGCAGCGGCCGCGTCGGCCTCTCGCACCAAGCGAACCACGGCCTCGCCCTTTCGAGAAGCGTTGCCCTGCACGAGCTCGAGGACCATCTTTCCTTCGATGAGGTCGAGCCCCTCGCCGCGAGCGATGTCCGCGAGCGAGCCCATCAGCGCCGCCCGAGCCGCCGCCGGGTCGGCTGCCAGCCGGTAGTGCACCGCGAGCGATTCACCCTTGTCCTCCACCCACACGCCTTCCAGGCCCCGCGCGGCCGCCGCGGCCCGTTCC contains:
- the otsB gene encoding trehalose-phosphatase, whose amino-acid sequence is MREPEDPLAAIRRNPDRTAILLDFDGSLSEIVEHPDLARPVEGVREVLGDLAARYLLVAMVSGRPTEDLQRLLGVPSVRYAGHYGRLVDQAPLTRRARERAAAAARGLEGVWVEDKGESLAVHYRLAADPAAARAALMGSLADIARGEGLDLIEGKMVLELVQGNASRKGEAVVRLVREADAAAALFAGDDLADLEAFRALDGLRREGVAVVKVAVRGRETPPALMEAADVAVDGPGGLVDLLRGLL